One window of Desulfarculus baarsii DSM 2075 genomic DNA carries:
- a CDS encoding DUF3786 domain-containing protein yields MFTSDKPTNYEKVYQELIPRLAAADLAGNAAALGLERQGEDVIAPVFGRRFIVGAAGVRQADGQPGGMIHRIALAYYLTHGGNGQPAGRFAPYRELPGGADFARSLGQIVDARIAQSFSGRTATLEAACLALGGRGLAGQEISCDVGHVFEALPKIPMMLTFYDADDEFPAEAKVFYDAAAPNFLDLECLASLGMILALELERAAEALG; encoded by the coding sequence ATGTTCACCTCCGACAAACCGACCAACTACGAAAAGGTCTATCAGGAGCTGATCCCCCGCCTGGCCGCCGCCGACTTGGCCGGCAACGCCGCCGCCCTGGGCCTGGAGCGCCAGGGCGAAGATGTCATTGCCCCGGTTTTCGGCCGGCGCTTCATCGTCGGCGCCGCTGGCGTGCGCCAGGCCGACGGCCAGCCTGGCGGGATGATCCATCGCATCGCCCTGGCCTATTACCTGACCCACGGCGGCAACGGCCAGCCGGCCGGCCGTTTCGCGCCCTACCGCGAGTTGCCCGGCGGGGCCGACTTCGCCCGCAGCCTCGGCCAGATCGTCGACGCCCGCATCGCCCAGAGTTTTTCCGGCCGAACGGCGACGCTGGAGGCGGCCTGCCTGGCCCTCGGCGGGCGGGGGTTGGCCGGCCAAGAAATTAGCTGCGACGTGGGCCACGTGTTCGAGGCGCTGCCCAAGATTCCGATGATGCTGACATTTTATGACGCCGACGACGAGTTCCCCGCCGAAGCCAAGGTTTTTTACGACGCCGCCGCGCCCAATTTCCTAGACTTGGAGTGTCTGGCCAGCCTGGGCATGATCCTGGCCCTGGAGCTGGAGCGGGCCGCCGAGGCCTTGGGCTAG
- a CDS encoding epoxyqueuosine reductase QueH → MRLLLHICCAPCAIMPVADLRARGVEPMGLAFNPNVQPYVESARRQATLEQWAAAQELRLIVQDEYDPESWLRAVAWREHERCRLCYHQRLTRAAQVAKKGGFEAFGTTLLYSVRQKHELIAQVGRQVAAERGVEFFYCDWRPLWREGVAQSLAQKLYRQPYCGCIYSERDRFLGPPKAGRPGGKRIS, encoded by the coding sequence ATGCGGTTGTTGTTGCACATCTGCTGCGCGCCGTGCGCGATCATGCCCGTGGCCGATCTGCGCGCCCGCGGCGTGGAGCCGATGGGCCTGGCCTTCAACCCCAACGTGCAGCCCTATGTCGAGAGCGCCAGGCGCCAGGCCACCCTGGAGCAGTGGGCCGCCGCGCAAGAGCTGCGTCTGATCGTCCAGGATGAATACGACCCGGAGTCCTGGCTGCGGGCGGTGGCTTGGCGCGAGCACGAACGCTGCCGCTTGTGCTATCATCAGAGATTGACCCGGGCGGCCCAGGTGGCCAAAAAGGGCGGTTTCGAGGCCTTTGGCACGACGCTTTTGTACTCGGTGCGCCAAAAGCACGAACTCATCGCCCAGGTCGGGCGGCAGGTGGCCGCCGAGCGGGGGGTGGAGTTTTTCTATTGCGACTGGCGGCCGCTCTGGCGCGAGGGCGTGGCCCAAAGCCTGGCCCAAAAGCTCTACCGCCAGCCCTACTGCGGGTGCATCTATTCCGAACGCGACAGGTTTCTGGGCCCGCCCAAGGCCGGCCGGCCCGGCGGCAAGCGCATTTCTTGA
- a CDS encoding protein phosphatase CheZ — protein sequence MAANTPPEIILELSGGQLTIRTAEAIYRVVVAASPQPLQEQTALPAASAAPPTKALAEAPAPADDDWGVFDLDGPAEPAQPIDGSKVQPTFDPRLEQGPGAAYYRDLSHDMYREIGALARRLSMSIRDVRHVNIDNVDLTSTGRQLEMAKDELQDVVKMTEQATMRIMDLGEDIQQAVGQTKSIMERLAPVAADCVTPGDDDQQRQARQRLAEALQGLSAFVGSLAENPLDQLARQANELIEQAQAAPPAQQPAAPPPAPNGPYYQFPLDLVFQTVYELCTNEAVKKHIKGMWDAAAEFSQEQIEAEMNKLAPAQPDGDNFLNLDLKAVLRVLFQATANERFQGVLKKMAQTSDQIFLEQTLPLEAMPGQAPAPAAAPETPPAPAAGPTPQVLAGLENLAQALQTAAAGLNPPPLPDDLEQLLEQALDEQPDSCNIVDPDLLRQLHAAEEHISVSVNSIIESLSFQDLSGQIIYRIVRLLSDFQVQLLAMVVSFGSKLKAREANERITVDQSEKLAQEEVDRVLSTIKTPVAEKGDDQDPGDGSKLDQDAINDMLASMGF from the coding sequence ATGGCCGCGAACACCCCCCCGGAGATCATCCTGGAGCTCAGCGGCGGACAGCTGACCATCCGCACGGCCGAAGCCATCTACCGCGTGGTGGTGGCCGCGTCCCCGCAGCCGCTCCAGGAACAGACGGCCCTGCCCGCCGCCTCCGCCGCCCCGCCGACCAAGGCCCTGGCCGAGGCCCCGGCCCCGGCCGACGATGACTGGGGCGTCTTCGACTTGGACGGCCCAGCCGAGCCCGCCCAGCCCATCGACGGCAGCAAGGTCCAGCCCACCTTCGACCCTCGGCTGGAGCAAGGCCCCGGCGCGGCCTACTACCGCGACCTCAGCCACGACATGTACCGCGAGATCGGCGCGCTGGCCCGCCGCCTGAGCATGTCCATCCGCGACGTGCGCCACGTCAACATCGACAACGTCGACCTGACCTCCACCGGCCGCCAGTTGGAAATGGCCAAGGACGAACTGCAAGACGTGGTCAAGATGACCGAACAGGCCACCATGCGCATCATGGACCTGGGCGAGGACATCCAGCAGGCCGTGGGCCAGACCAAAAGCATCATGGAGCGCCTGGCCCCGGTGGCCGCCGATTGCGTGACGCCCGGCGACGACGACCAACAGCGCCAGGCCCGCCAGCGCCTGGCCGAGGCCCTGCAAGGCCTCAGCGCCTTCGTGGGTTCGCTGGCCGAAAATCCCCTGGACCAACTGGCGCGCCAGGCCAACGAACTGATCGAGCAGGCCCAGGCCGCCCCGCCGGCCCAGCAGCCCGCCGCCCCTCCGCCCGCGCCCAACGGGCCGTATTACCAGTTTCCCCTGGACTTGGTCTTCCAGACCGTCTACGAGCTGTGCACCAACGAGGCGGTCAAAAAACACATCAAGGGCATGTGGGACGCCGCGGCGGAGTTCTCCCAGGAGCAGATCGAGGCCGAGATGAACAAGCTCGCCCCGGCCCAGCCCGACGGCGACAACTTCCTCAACCTCGACCTGAAGGCAGTCCTGCGCGTGCTGTTCCAGGCCACGGCCAACGAGCGCTTTCAGGGCGTGCTGAAAAAAATGGCCCAGACCAGCGACCAGATCTTTTTGGAGCAGACCCTGCCCCTGGAGGCCATGCCCGGCCAGGCCCCGGCCCCGGCGGCCGCGCCCGAGACCCCGCCGGCCCCCGCCGCCGGCCCCACGCCCCAGGTGCTGGCCGGCCTGGAAAATCTGGCCCAGGCCCTGCAAACCGCCGCCGCGGGCCTCAACCCGCCACCGCTGCCCGACGACCTGGAGCAGTTGCTGGAGCAGGCCCTCGACGAACAACCAGATTCGTGCAACATCGTCGACCCCGACCTGCTGCGCCAGCTCCACGCCGCCGAGGAACACATCAGCGTCTCGGTCAACTCGATCATCGAATCGCTGAGCTTCCAGGATCTTTCAGGCCAGATCATCTATCGCATCGTGCGGCTGCTTTCCGACTTCCAGGTGCAGCTTTTGGCCATGGTCGTCAGCTTCGGCTCCAAACTCAAGGCCAGGGAGGCCAACGAACGCATCACCGTCGACCAGAGCGAAAAGCTGGCCCAGGAGGAGGTCGACCGCGTGCTTTCGACGATCAAGACCCCGGTCGCCGAGAAAGGCGACGATCAAGACCCCGGCGATGGCTCCAAGCTCGACCAGGACGCCATCAACGACATGCTGGCCAGCATGGGTTTCTAG
- a CDS encoding methyl-accepting chemotaxis protein — protein sequence MTLKTKLILGGVILVSLPLLIVGVYSYVASSKALTANAEENALSTAQRLADMANTYMEMESRLIREVAVGNTTIAVAEKNHVGAADADVKELDRKLASFIKTVGQDYATIFVTNVKGDIIADGVGGGYKGLNVGDRAYLKEALTGKVAAGEIVLDKKTNKPVMLIAVPVMGQSGKVVGVTAAAIGMEFWNKNLTNVRMGQTGYPFMVNKDGLVIAHRVADLVMDAVLSDIKGMERLNERVLARQSGVESYVYKGVPKIAGFAQVPLTNWCVIVTQDEAEFMAAVRENGLGMAVIGLVCLGLGVAAVWVFGVSVTRPIQRVIVGLTAAADQVGAASSQVSSSSQQLAEGASEQAASLEETTASLEELSSMTAQNADNASQANILARDARASVDRASATMGKLTTSMDDIRRSSEETSKIIKTIDEIAFQTNLLALNAAVEAARAGEAGAGFAVVADEVRNLAMRAAEAAKNTTALIEGSVSKIKGGAELVSMVNEAFGEVATGSAKVVELVGEIAAASSEQTQGLSQISSAAGTMDVVTQRVAAMAEESASASVEMHSQAEAMQGFVQELVGIVGGGHVESAAAPSPAPPADRRLLPRR from the coding sequence ATGACTCTGAAAACCAAGCTCATTTTGGGTGGCGTCATTTTGGTGTCATTGCCGCTGTTGATCGTGGGCGTCTATTCCTATGTCGCCTCATCCAAGGCCCTGACCGCCAACGCCGAGGAAAACGCCCTGTCCACGGCCCAACGCCTGGCCGACATGGCCAACACCTATATGGAGATGGAGTCGCGGTTGATCCGCGAGGTGGCCGTGGGCAACACCACCATCGCCGTGGCCGAAAAGAACCACGTCGGCGCGGCCGACGCCGACGTTAAGGAGTTGGACCGCAAGCTGGCAAGCTTCATCAAGACCGTTGGCCAGGATTACGCCACCATCTTCGTGACCAACGTCAAGGGCGACATCATCGCCGACGGCGTGGGCGGCGGCTACAAGGGCCTCAACGTGGGCGACCGGGCCTACCTGAAGGAGGCCCTGACCGGCAAGGTCGCGGCCGGCGAGATCGTCCTCGACAAAAAGACCAACAAGCCCGTGATGCTCATCGCCGTGCCGGTCATGGGACAATCCGGCAAGGTGGTCGGCGTGACGGCCGCGGCCATCGGCATGGAGTTTTGGAACAAAAACCTCACCAACGTGCGCATGGGCCAGACCGGCTATCCCTTCATGGTCAACAAGGACGGCTTGGTTATCGCCCACCGCGTGGCCGATCTGGTCATGGACGCCGTGCTCAGCGACATCAAAGGCATGGAGCGCCTCAATGAGCGCGTTCTGGCCCGGCAGAGCGGCGTGGAGTCCTATGTTTACAAGGGCGTGCCCAAGATCGCCGGCTTCGCCCAGGTGCCGCTGACCAACTGGTGCGTCATCGTCACCCAGGACGAGGCCGAGTTCATGGCCGCCGTGCGCGAAAACGGCCTGGGCATGGCCGTCATCGGCCTGGTCTGCCTGGGCCTGGGCGTGGCGGCGGTGTGGGTCTTTGGCGTGTCGGTGACCAGGCCCATCCAGCGGGTCATCGTCGGGCTGACCGCCGCGGCTGATCAAGTCGGCGCGGCCTCCAGCCAGGTCAGCTCCAGCAGCCAGCAACTGGCCGAGGGCGCTTCCGAACAGGCCGCCTCGCTGGAGGAGACCACGGCCAGCCTCGAGGAGCTTTCGTCCATGACCGCCCAGAACGCCGACAACGCCAGCCAGGCCAACATCCTGGCCCGCGACGCCCGCGCCTCGGTGGACCGGGCCTCCGCGACCATGGGCAAGCTGACCACCTCCATGGATGACATCCGCCGCAGCAGCGAGGAGACCTCCAAGATCATCAAGACCATCGACGAGATCGCCTTCCAGACAAACCTCCTGGCCTTGAACGCCGCCGTGGAGGCGGCTCGGGCCGGCGAGGCCGGGGCGGGCTTCGCCGTGGTGGCCGACGAGGTGCGCAACCTGGCCATGCGCGCCGCCGAGGCGGCCAAAAACACCACCGCGCTCATCGAGGGCTCGGTGAGCAAGATCAAGGGCGGCGCGGAGTTGGTGAGCATGGTCAACGAGGCCTTTGGCGAAGTGGCCACCGGTTCGGCCAAGGTTGTCGAACTGGTGGGTGAGATCGCCGCGGCCAGCAGCGAACAGACCCAGGGCCTGAGCCAGATCAGCAGCGCCGCCGGCACCATGGACGTGGTGACCCAGCGCGTGGCGGCCATGGCCGAGGAGTCGGCCAGCGCCTCGGTCGAGATGCACTCGCAGGCCGAGGCCATGCAGGGCTTCGTGCAAGAGCTGGTGGGCATCGTCGGCGGTGGCCACGTCGAGAGCGCCGCCGCCCCGTCGCCGGCCCCGCCGGCCGATCGGCGCCTGCTGCCCCGCCGCTAG
- the trxC gene encoding thioredoxin TrxC, whose translation MESNVQLLCPHCGAKNRAPAARLAENPACGRCKGRLLEAKPVELDGPGLERMLAGDDLPLLVDFWAPWCGPCRSMAPAFAEAAGLLWPAARLAKLDTQANQAMAARFGVSSIPTMILFKGGREAARVSGAMPAAQIAAWARGRL comes from the coding sequence ATGGAAAGCAACGTGCAACTGCTCTGCCCCCACTGTGGGGCCAAGAACCGCGCGCCGGCCGCGCGCCTGGCCGAAAACCCGGCCTGCGGCCGCTGCAAGGGCCGCCTGCTGGAGGCCAAGCCCGTCGAACTGGACGGGCCGGGCCTGGAGCGCATGCTGGCTGGTGACGATCTGCCGCTTTTGGTCGATTTCTGGGCCCCATGGTGCGGGCCGTGCCGGTCGATGGCCCCGGCCTTCGCCGAGGCGGCGGGGCTTTTGTGGCCGGCGGCGCGCCTGGCCAAGCTGGACACCCAGGCCAATCAGGCCATGGCCGCCCGTTTTGGCGTCAGCTCCATCCCCACGATGATCCTGTTCAAGGGCGGGCGCGAGGCGGCGCGCGTCAGCGGGGCCATGCCCGCCGCCCAGATCGCCGCCTGGGCGCGGGGCCGGCTCTAG
- a CDS encoding GNAT family N-acetyltransferase — protein MLLRRQKDDWRSKTTPPAEALKRLEPGMSVFLSTGVAEPRTFVNTLLQSDASNVQDLELVQLVSFGDAVTPNRLSAHKFRLRTFFSGWVASEPIANGQVDLIPSRFAKIPQLLRAGRIRIDAAVVQITPPNEAGYCSMGMAVDVARMAMERASVVIGEINDRVPMTYGDTFVPLSDFDILIESNQEPIYFNRWPTDAVFDQVAENVSSVIEDGSCIGFTMGPLYESLAKHLARKKNLGVHSPFFTDPLMDLVKSGAVTNRFKQAFKGRCLTSYALGTKELMAWLDRNPLVDFQGVDKVFDPVEIGKNRNFVAVFAGRKVDLSGRIALHVGKGNVAAEMGEANDFINGAELSPGGRTIFAMPSRNLKGEPNVLLSVDGLPNLFNMRESVDMVVTEYGCANLLGRSVRERAQAMIDIAHPDDRPSLVERAKAANIIYKDQIFLAESAHLYPVEFNETHTFKDNLVVRFRAIRPSDEEEMRRLFYRFSDQAVYYRYFSPIKSMPHAKMQEYVNVDYRKTVSIVALVGPAGQGHIIGEARYVRHPDKPYADVAFVVDEQYQGRGLASYMFKLLLSAARKRGLKGFTADVLANNTGMMKVFERSGLAVKARLEGGVYELTMPFEERGVTA, from the coding sequence ATGTTGTTGCGCAGGCAAAAAGACGACTGGCGGTCCAAGACCACGCCTCCGGCCGAGGCCCTCAAGCGCCTGGAGCCGGGCATGAGCGTTTTCCTCAGCACCGGCGTGGCCGAGCCGCGCACCTTTGTCAACACGCTGTTGCAAAGCGACGCCTCCAACGTCCAAGACCTGGAGCTGGTGCAACTGGTCAGCTTCGGCGACGCGGTCACGCCCAACCGGCTCAGCGCCCACAAGTTCCGCCTGCGCACGTTTTTCTCGGGTTGGGTGGCCTCCGAGCCCATCGCCAACGGCCAGGTGGACCTGATACCTAGCCGTTTCGCCAAGATACCCCAACTGCTGCGCGCCGGGCGCATCCGCATCGACGCGGCGGTGGTGCAGATCACCCCGCCCAACGAGGCCGGCTATTGCTCGATGGGCATGGCCGTGGACGTGGCCCGCATGGCCATGGAGCGGGCCAGCGTGGTCATCGGCGAGATCAACGACCGCGTGCCCATGACCTACGGCGACACCTTCGTGCCGCTGAGCGACTTCGACATCCTCATCGAAAGCAACCAGGAGCCGATCTACTTCAACCGCTGGCCCACTGACGCCGTCTTCGACCAGGTGGCCGAAAACGTCTCGTCGGTCATCGAGGACGGCTCGTGCATCGGCTTCACCATGGGTCCGCTCTACGAATCCTTGGCCAAGCACCTGGCGCGCAAAAAGAATCTGGGCGTGCATTCGCCCTTTTTCACCGACCCGCTGATGGACCTGGTCAAGAGCGGGGCGGTGACCAACCGCTTCAAGCAAGCCTTCAAGGGCCGTTGCCTGACCTCCTACGCCTTGGGCACCAAGGAGCTGATGGCCTGGCTGGACCGCAACCCGCTGGTGGATTTCCAGGGCGTGGACAAGGTCTTCGACCCGGTGGAGATCGGCAAAAACCGCAACTTCGTGGCCGTCTTCGCCGGGCGCAAGGTCGATCTCAGCGGGCGCATCGCCCTGCACGTGGGCAAGGGCAACGTGGCCGCCGAGATGGGCGAGGCCAACGACTTCATCAACGGCGCCGAGCTTTCGCCCGGCGGGCGGACGATCTTCGCCATGCCCAGCCGCAACCTCAAGGGCGAGCCCAACGTGCTGCTGAGCGTCGACGGCCTGCCCAATCTGTTCAACATGCGCGAATCGGTGGACATGGTCGTCACCGAGTACGGCTGCGCCAACCTGTTGGGCCGCAGCGTCCGCGAACGGGCCCAGGCCATGATCGACATCGCCCACCCCGATGATCGCCCGTCTTTGGTCGAGCGGGCCAAGGCCGCCAACATCATCTACAAGGACCAGATATTCCTGGCCGAATCGGCCCACCTCTATCCGGTGGAGTTCAACGAGACCCACACCTTCAAGGACAACCTGGTGGTGCGTTTTCGGGCCATCCGGCCCTCCGACGAGGAAGAGATGCGCCGACTGTTCTACCGGTTCTCCGACCAGGCGGTCTACTACCGTTATTTCAGCCCCATCAAGTCCATGCCCCACGCCAAGATGCAAGAGTACGTCAACGTCGATTACCGCAAGACTGTCTCCATCGTGGCCCTGGTGGGGCCGGCTGGCCAGGGCCACATCATCGGCGAGGCCCGCTACGTGCGCCACCCCGACAAGCCCTACGCCGACGTGGCCTTTGTCGTCGACGAGCAATACCAGGGCCGCGGCCTGGCCTCCTACATGTTCAAGCTGCTGCTCTCGGCGGCCCGCAAGCGTGGCCTCAAGGGCTTCACGGCCGACGTGCTGGCCAACAACACCGGCATGATGAAGGTTTTCGAGCGCAGCGGCCTGGCGGTCAAGGCGCGGCTGGAGGGTGGCGTCTACGAACTGACCATGCCTTTTGAGGAGCGCGGCGTCACCGCCTGA
- a CDS encoding 3-hydroxyacyl-CoA dehydrogenase NAD-binding domain-containing protein, whose amino-acid sequence MKTDFKTVQVAIEDGVAVFTMNNPPVNQLSDYFIKDLVAAFEEAWKDDQVYAIVLTGEGKNFVAGADITQLQKMKNRDEAFGLVMEGHKFYNAIELSPKPVIAAINGNCLGGGLELAMCCHYRVAVKGVSLGLPEVSLGLLPGGGGTQRLPRIIGLPNAAQMMTTGKPIKAEVAFVRGLVDEVCAPDKLLKKAFGAAKMFKARMYNQKVRTARNTFYRLPSFNEKLHFMNYIRAMVGAQSKGYIAPGKILDCLDKGLSADFEADLKVEANGFADLVTSAVAKNLIGMFLNTRSAGRLPRIKDLKPAKPMKVAQLGGGVMGCGIVHLLLANGFECVLWDINDAALAKGVESVKKTFAFMIKKKKMKPADLDKLLAEKLTTTTKLEDLGDVDLVIEAVLENMKVKQEIWLTLEKTCRPDVIFGTNTSALPITEMASVLKDPGRMIGLHFFNPAERMQLLEIICAQQTSDQTLATSVDFGRRIKKVPIVVNDGPGFYVSRQLGGLMGGSVFLVADGVSGEAIEKAMMNFGMPMGPATLADLTGIDINYHVNQTFARELGDRYTVHPLTEAIYNLGDYGRKTGRGYMDYTSGKPVPNPRLQQVVADYLKANNVAPKDMPEQEIIDAMLGLAINEAALMIEQGICDRPADMDLAMIYGTGFPPYRGGILRYADTWGLKNVYETLVKLEGRYGKRFAPAKLIKDMAEKGETFYKE is encoded by the coding sequence ATGAAGACTGATTTCAAAACCGTGCAAGTCGCGATCGAAGACGGCGTGGCGGTTTTCACCATGAACAACCCGCCGGTCAACCAGTTGTCCGACTATTTCATCAAGGATCTGGTGGCGGCCTTCGAGGAGGCCTGGAAGGACGATCAGGTCTACGCCATCGTCCTGACCGGCGAGGGCAAGAACTTCGTCGCCGGCGCCGACATCACCCAGTTGCAGAAGATGAAAAACCGTGACGAGGCCTTTGGCCTGGTCATGGAGGGTCACAAGTTCTACAACGCCATCGAGCTTTCGCCCAAGCCGGTGATCGCCGCCATCAACGGCAACTGCCTGGGCGGCGGCCTGGAGCTGGCCATGTGCTGCCACTACCGCGTGGCGGTCAAGGGCGTCAGCCTGGGCCTGCCCGAGGTCAGCCTGGGCCTGCTGCCCGGCGGCGGCGGCACCCAGCGCCTGCCGCGCATCATCGGCCTGCCCAACGCGGCCCAGATGATGACCACGGGCAAGCCCATCAAGGCCGAGGTCGCCTTCGTGCGTGGCCTGGTCGACGAGGTCTGCGCCCCCGACAAGCTGCTGAAAAAGGCCTTCGGCGCGGCCAAGATGTTCAAGGCGCGCATGTATAACCAAAAAGTGCGCACCGCCCGCAACACCTTCTATCGCCTGCCCAGCTTCAACGAAAAGCTCCACTTCATGAACTACATCCGGGCCATGGTCGGGGCCCAGTCCAAGGGCTACATCGCCCCGGGCAAGATCCTCGACTGCCTGGACAAGGGCCTGAGCGCCGACTTCGAGGCCGACCTCAAGGTCGAGGCCAACGGCTTCGCCGACCTGGTCACCTCGGCGGTGGCCAAAAATCTCATCGGCATGTTCCTAAACACCCGCTCGGCCGGCCGCCTGCCGCGCATCAAGGACTTGAAGCCGGCCAAACCCATGAAGGTGGCCCAGTTGGGCGGCGGCGTGATGGGCTGCGGCATCGTGCATCTGCTGTTGGCCAACGGCTTCGAGTGCGTGCTGTGGGACATCAATGACGCGGCCCTGGCCAAGGGCGTCGAGTCGGTCAAGAAGACCTTCGCCTTCATGATCAAAAAGAAGAAGATGAAGCCGGCCGACCTGGACAAGCTGCTGGCCGAGAAACTGACCACCACCACCAAGCTCGAAGACCTGGGCGACGTGGACCTGGTCATCGAGGCCGTGCTGGAGAACATGAAGGTCAAGCAGGAGATCTGGCTGACCCTGGAAAAGACCTGCCGGCCCGACGTCATCTTCGGCACCAACACCTCGGCCCTGCCCATCACCGAGATGGCCAGCGTGCTCAAGGATCCCGGCCGGATGATCGGCCTGCACTTCTTCAACCCGGCCGAGCGCATGCAGCTCCTGGAGATCATCTGCGCCCAGCAGACCTCCGACCAGACCCTGGCCACCAGCGTGGACTTTGGCCGACGCATCAAAAAGGTGCCCATCGTGGTCAACGACGGCCCGGGCTTCTATGTTTCGCGCCAGCTGGGCGGCCTGATGGGCGGCTCGGTGTTCCTGGTGGCCGACGGCGTCAGCGGCGAGGCCATCGAAAAGGCCATGATGAACTTTGGCATGCCCATGGGCCCGGCCACCCTGGCCGACCTGACCGGCATCGACATCAACTACCACGTCAATCAGACCTTCGCCCGCGAGTTGGGTGATCGTTACACCGTCCACCCCCTGACCGAGGCCATCTACAACCTGGGCGACTACGGCCGCAAGACCGGCCGGGGCTACATGGACTACACCTCCGGCAAGCCCGTGCCCAACCCGCGCCTGCAGCAGGTGGTGGCCGACTACCTCAAGGCCAACAACGTCGCGCCCAAGGACATGCCCGAGCAGGAGATCATCGACGCCATGCTGGGCCTGGCCATCAACGAGGCCGCGCTGATGATCGAGCAAGGCATCTGCGACCGCCCGGCCGACATGGACCTGGCCATGATCTACGGCACGGGCTTCCCGCCCTACCGCGGCGGCATCTTGCGCTACGCCGACACCTGGGGCCTCAAAAACGTTTACGAGACGCTGGTCAAGCTGGAAGGTCGCTACGGCAAACGCTTCGCTCCGGCCAAACTGATCAAGGACATGGCCGAAAAGGGTGAAACCTTCTACAAGGAATAA
- a CDS encoding TetR/AcrR family transcriptional regulator, which produces MAQQKRTEARKEQILQAAEKVFAAKGFHQATVSEVAKEAGLSDATIYEYFSTKEELLFSIPLETTRRGAEIMEFHLGYIRGAANKIRSIIYHYLWFYKNHPDYASVALMILKPNRGFLQTEAYDIYRKASGVILDVVRDGVQSGEFRPDVDGHLVRHTIMGAIEHIVVRELLHESGRDILENVDPLTDMVIGGIKAENDLAGWNIRVSLEPPAGDKNK; this is translated from the coding sequence ATGGCTCAGCAAAAACGCACGGAGGCCCGCAAGGAGCAGATCCTGCAAGCGGCGGAAAAAGTCTTCGCGGCCAAGGGCTTCCACCAGGCCACCGTCTCCGAGGTGGCCAAGGAGGCCGGTCTTTCCGACGCGACGATCTACGAGTATTTCTCCACCAAGGAGGAGCTGCTCTTTTCGATACCCTTGGAGACGACCAGGCGCGGCGCCGAGATCATGGAGTTCCATCTGGGCTACATTCGCGGCGCGGCCAACAAGATTCGCTCGATCATCTACCACTACCTGTGGTTTTACAAAAACCACCCCGACTACGCCTCGGTGGCTTTGATGATCCTCAAGCCCAACCGGGGCTTTCTGCAGACCGAGGCCTACGATATCTATCGCAAGGCCTCGGGGGTGATCCTCGACGTGGTGCGCGACGGCGTGCAATCGGGTGAGTTCCGCCCCGACGTGGACGGCCATTTGGTGCGGCACACGATCATGGGGGCCATCGAGCACATCGTGGTGCGTGAGCTGCTGCACGAGTCGGGCCGGGACATCCTGGAAAACGTCGATCCGTTGACCGACATGGTCATCGGCGGCATCAAGGCCGAAAACGACCTGGCCGGTTGGAACATCCGGGTGAGCCTGGAGCCGCCCGCCGGCGACAAGAACAAATAA